One window from the genome of Oryza glaberrima chromosome 3, OglaRS2, whole genome shotgun sequence encodes:
- the LOC127768291 gene encoding receptor-like protein kinase HERK 1 yields MATVLEMLVQLAVVVTVLCAAVRAYTPADSYLFLCGTSGNATVDGRTFVGDAGLPASVLMAPQSTEANMPANQVTGADDDSPALYQSARVFTAPANYAFSAKPGRHFVRLRFFPFRYQSYDLAADAAFNVSVQGVVFVDGYTPKNGTAVVREFSVNITGRALVITFTPTGKKVAFVNAIEVVSHPDELIGDTAPMVNPRNQSQYTGLTAKALETVHRINMGEPKVTPNNDTLWRTWLPDWTFLHESSFAAHNQVSPAMIKYQSGYATSLTAPSAVYTTVTELNTTAAMVGNTQAQLNLTWKFDAPAVSDYLLRLHLCDIVSKATLGVVFNVYVGQWRVLQDYESSGDTFSLLATPLYKDFVLAASDAAKGTITVSIGSSTATNALPGGFLNGLEIMRIVGSTGSIDSATSPRGSKIKTGIIAGSAVGGAVLAIALGCVAVRMLRRKKKPVKQPSNTWVPFSASALGARSRTSFGRSSIVNVVTLGQNGAGAGAGYRFPFAALQEATGGFEEEMVIGVGGFGKVYRGTLRDGTQVAVKRGNRLSQQGLNEFRTEIELLSQLRHRHLVSLIGYCDERGEMILVYEYMAKGTLRSHLYGSDLPPLPWKQRLEACIGAARGLHYLHTGSAKAIIHRDVKSANILLDDGFMAKVADFGLSKTGPELDKTHVSTAVKGSFGYLDPEYFRRQMLTEKSDVYSFGVVLLEVLCARAVIDPTLPREMVNLAEWATRRLRDGELDRIVDQKIAGTIRPDSLKKFADTAEKCLAEYGVERPSMGDVLWCLEYALQLQVASPDSSVTTLQRSSSISSVVTDATVSANLGDLDGMSMKRVFSKMLKSEEEGR; encoded by the coding sequence ATGGCAACCGTTCTTGAGATGCTCGTGCAGCTCGCCGTCGTTGTCACGGTGCTATGCGCCGCCGTGCGAGCGTACACCCCGGCGGACAGCTACCTCTTCCTCTGCGGCACGTCCGGGAACGCCACCGTCGATGGCCGGACGTTCGTCGGGGACGCTGGTCTGCCGGCCTCGGTGCTGATGGCGCCCCAGAGCACCGAGGCCAACATGCCGGCGAACCAGGTCActggcgccgacgacgactcgCCGGCGCTGTACCAGTCAGCGCGCGTGTTCACGGCGCCGGCCAACTACGCGTTCTCCGCTAAGCCTGGCCGCCACTTCGTCCGCCTCCGCTTCTTCCCCTTCCGGTACCAGTCTTACGACCTCGCCGCGGACGCGGCGTTCAATGTGTCCGTGCAGGGCGTGGTGTTCGTCGACGGGTACACGCCCAAGAACGGCACGGCCGTGGTCAGGGAGTTCTCCGTGAACATCACCGGTAGGGCGCTGGTGATCACGTTCACGCCGACGGGCAAGAAGGTGGCGTTCGTCAACGCCATCGAGGTGGTGTCCCATCCCGACGAGCTCATCGGCGACACCGCGCCGATGGTGAATCCGCGGAACCAGTCCCAGTACACCGGGTTGACGGCGAAGGCGCTGGAGACGGTGCACCGGATCAACATGGGAGAGCCCAAGGTCACGCCGAACAACGACACGCTGTGGAGGACATGGCTGCCGGACTGGACCTTCCTGCACGAGAGCAGCTTCGCGGCGCACAATCAAGTGTCTCCGGCGATGATCAAGTACCAAAGTGGCTACGCGACCTCGCTGACGGCGCCCTCCGCGGTGTACACCACCGTGACGGAGTtgaacacgacggcggcgatggtcgGCAACACGCAGGCGCAGCTCAACCTGACGTGGAAGTTCGACGCACCGGCCGTCTCGGACTACCTCCTCCGGCTCCACTTGTGCGACATCGTCAGCAAGGCGACGCTCGGTGTGGTGTTCAATGTCTACGTCGGCCAGTGGCGGGTTCTCCAAGACTACGAGTCTTCCGGCGACACGTTCAGCCTTCTTGCCACGCCGCTCTATAAGGACTTCGTCCTTGCCGCCAGTGATGCGGCGAAGGGTACAATCACGGTGAGCATCGGGTCATCGACGGCAACCAACGCGTTGCCCGGCGGCTTCCTGAACGGCCTCGAGATCATGAGAATTGTCGGGAGCACCGGCTCCATCGACAGCGCCACGTCGCCGCGCGGCTCAAAGATCAAGACCGGGATCATCGCCGGATCGGCCGTGGGCGGGGCGGTGTTGGCGATTGCTCTCGGGTGCGTCGCCGTCAGGATGctgcggaggaagaagaagccggTGAAGCAGCCGTCGAACACCTGGGTGCCGTTCTCGGCGAGCGCGCTGGGCGCCCGCTCTCGCACCAGCTTCGGCAGGAGCAGCATCGTCAACGTCGTCACGCTGGGGCagaacggcgccggcgccggcgccgggtaCCGCTTCCCGTTCGCGGCGCTGCAGGAGGCGACGGGCGGGttcgaggaggagatggtgatCGGCGTGGGCGGGTTCGGGAAGGTGTACAGGGGCACGCTCCGGGACGGCACGCAGGTGGCCGTGAAGCGCGGGAACCGGCTGTCGCAGCAGGGGCTCAACGAGTTCCGCACGGAGATCGAGCTGCTGTCCCagctgcgccaccgccacctcgtctcGCTCATCGGCTACTGCGACGAGCGCGGCGAGATGATCCTGGTGTACGAGTACATGGCGAAGGGCACGCTCCGGAGCCACCTGTACGGCTCCgacctgccgccgctgccgtggaAGCAGAGGCTGGAGGCGTGCATCGGGGCCGCGAGGGGGCTGCACTACCTGCACACCGGCTCGGCCAAGGCGATCATCCACCGGGACGTCAAGTCGgccaacatcctcctcgacgacggctTCATGGCCAAGGTCGCCGACTTCGGGCTGTCCAAGACCGGGCCGGAGCTGGACAAGACGCACGTCAGCACCGCCGTCAAGGGCAGCTTCGGGTACCTCGACCCGGAGTACTTCCGGCGGCAGATGCTGACGGAGAAGTCCGACGTCTACTCCTTCGGCGTCGTCCTGCTCGAGGTGCTCTGCGCCCGCGCCGTCATCGACCCGACGCTGCCCCGGGAGATGGTGAACCTGGCGGAgtgggcgacgcggcggctcAGGGACGGCGAGCTCGACCGGATCGTGGACCAGAAGATTGCCGGGACGATACGGCCGGACTCGCTCAAGAAGTTCGCCGACACCGCCGAGAAGTGCCTCGCGGAGTACGGCGTGGAGCGGCCGAGCATGGGGGACGTGCTCTGGTGCCTCGAGTACGCGCTGCAGCTGCAGGTGGCGTCGCCGGACAGCTCTGTCACGACGCTTCAGCGCAGCTCGTCGATCTCAAGCGTCGTGACAGACGCCACCGTGAGTGCGAACCTGGGGGACCTCGACGGCATGTCCATGAAGAGAGTATTCTCAAAGATGCTCAAGAGCGAGGAAGAGGGCAGGTGA
- the LOC127768046 gene encoding uncharacterized protein LOC127768046 produces MSWLRNAVHRAVEASGGPLLTRTVRSSLGTVVHHAGQAVAGGARLINDRIGSRSYKSMRLTAKRLEDAALSYRGEDRVQLLRRWLVMLRETQRAAAAEKEAKRAGHPDQHLPVLDLYMDYETGAEPMNFIHVFLYSQALECLVLSMIMEFPTEEEASLLSEVFGLCLPGGKDVHNAILSSIKELAKLFSTYHDEVLAKRAELLQFAQCAISGLKINPEISRLDDEILQLQQRINGMDALRSNSTSRRSKASQTVAEGFRTAVNEIRLCSRMEELVLMKKSMHHGNSFETYFEKVNKLKVLSESLANSAAKAERRIMENRLQKEESLIFRVTKTNEVSVTEKEILAEISGLQKQKDLLEDELKKVNNILNAAVMKLKKTREERDQFDEASNQIVLHLKAKEEELSRSIASCKVESSTVGAWIIFLEDTWKLQSLYEELRKKQANDELDKCATCFAKLINHHLYARVEELSTCIDSIKTFVDNLKIFDNRSVSAEDGNNGSSKQSNPRKYLEEEYLEAEKKVVAAFSLVDNIRAIYLSNQDYQARRDDPDVKKLFANIDKLRVEFESVPRPLLQIEIKEREERAKQSRSLQAARSSRQAGHESPIPAQLRTRLPSESDSELAKSDPEYREYSADDISGWEFDDLEDDGARLSVKSI; encoded by the exons aTGTCGTGGCTCCGCAACGCGGTGCACCGCGCGgtggaggcgagcggcgggccCCTCCTCACCCGCACTGTCCGCTCCTCCCTCGGCACCGTCGTCCACCACGCCGGCCAGGCCGTCGCGGGCGGCGCCAGGCTCATCAACGACCGCATC GGGAGCCGGAGCTACAAGAGCATGAGGCTGACGGCGAAGAGGCTGGAGGACGCGGCGCTGTCCTACAGAGGGGAGGACCGGGTGCAGCTGCTGCGCCGGTGGCTCGTCATGCTCAGGGAGACCcagcgcgcggccgcggcggagaaggaggcgaaGCGCGCGGGCCATCCTGATCAACACCTGCCCGTGTTg GATCTGTATATGGATTACGAGACCGGGGCCGAGCCGATGAACTTTATCCATGTCTTCCTCTACAGCCAAGCGCTCGAATGCCTCGTTTTATCCATG ATTATGGAATTCCCTACTGAAGAAGAAGCCTCGCTTCTCTCAGAAGTTTTTGG ATTGTGTCTTCCTGGAGGAAAGGATGTCCACAATGCAATACTTAGTAGCATAAAGGAGTTGGCAAAGTTATTTTCAACTTACCATGATGAAGTGTTG GCAAAACGTGCTGAGCTGCTTCAATTTGCTCAATGTGCAATCTCAGGGTTAAAAATAAATCCTGAAATTTCAAG ATTAGATGATGAAATCTTGCAGCTACAACAACGGATAAATGGAATGGACGCTCTTCGATCTAATTCGACCAGTAGGCGTAGCAAAGCATCACAAACAGTCGCGGAG GGTTTCAGAACTGCAGTTAATGAGATTCGCTTATGCTCTAGAATGGAAGAACTTGTATTGATGAAGAAATCAATGCATCATGGCAACTCATTCGAGACTTATTTTGAGAAG GTTAACAAATTGAAGGTTTTGTCAGAATCACTTGCAAATTCAGCTGCAAAAGCAGAAAGGAGAATCATGGAAAATAG GCTACAAAAGGAGGAATCTCTTATTTTCCGAGTTACCAAAACAAATGAAGTTAGTGTAACTGAAAAG GAAATACTGGCTGAGATCTCTGGGCTTCAGAAGCAAAAGGATCTACTTGAGGATGAACTAAAGAAA GTAAATAATATACTGAATGCGGCTGTAATGAAGCTTAAAAAaactagagaggagagagaccaATTCGATGAAGCCAGCAATCAGATTGTGCTGCACTTGAAAGCAAAG GAGGAAGAACTGTCAAGATCTATTGCTTCCTGCAAAGTTGAGTCAAGCACTGTCGGTGCATGGATCATATTTTTAGAAGATACATGGAAGTTGCAGTCTTTGTATGAAGAACTAAGGAAAAAACAAGCCAA TGATGAACTGGACAAGTGTGCGACTTGCTTTGCAAAATTGATTAATCATCATCTTTATGCACGAGTG GAAGAGCTGAGCACTTGCATTGATAGTATAAAGACCTTTGTTGATAACTTGAAAATATTTGATAACAG ATCGGTATCAGCGGAAGATGGAAACAATGGTTCTTCCAAGCAATCAAATCCACGTAAATACCTTGAGGAAGAATATCTGGAAGCTGAGAAAAAG GTGGTAGCAGCATTCAGTTTGGTTGATAACATCAGAGCAATATATTTGTCCAATCAAGATTATCAAGCCAG GAGAGATGATCCTGACGTGAAAAAACTATTTGCCAACATTGACAAGCTGCGGGTCGAGTTTGAATCGGTTCCACGGCCACTGCTGCAAATCGAGatcaaagaaagagaagagagagcaaagcaatCTCGTTCCTTGCAGGCTGCTCGCTCATCAAGACAAGCAGGACACGAGTCCCCAATACCTGCTCAACTCAGGACACGCCTGCCATCAGAGTCCGACTCAGAACTGGCGAAATCTGACCCAGAGTACAGGGAGTACTCGGCTGATGACATAAGTGGGTGGGAGTTTGATGACCTTGAAGATGATGGGGCAAGGCTTTCAGTGAAATCTATATAG